Proteins encoded by one window of Monoglobus pectinilyticus:
- a CDS encoding IreB family regulatory phosphoprotein has protein sequence MENQETVKFNVETERADPKKIILSVYQALSEKGYNPINQIVGYILSGDPSYITSYNGARSLVRKLERDEILEELVSNYVKDKLDE, from the coding sequence ATGGAAAATCAGGAAACAGTTAAATTTAATGTTGAAACAGAACGTGCTGACCCTAAAAAAATAATACTGTCTGTATACCAAGCGCTGTCTGAAAAAGGATATAATCCTATAAATCAAATCGTGGGATATATTTTGTCAGGTGACCCGTCTTATATAACGTCATACAACGGCGCAAGAAGTTTGGTCCGCAAACTGGAACGCGATGAAATCTTGGAAGAACTTGTGTCCAACTATGTTAAAGACAAGCTGGACGAATAA
- the pheT gene encoding phenylalanine--tRNA ligase subunit beta, protein MNLPLSWLKDYMNTDGISEKEYADKLTMSGSIVEGIENPGAEFKNVVVGKIDKIEKHPDADKLVVCQVNVGEDEDIQIVTGASNVFEGAVVPVAKHKSTLPGGIKITKGKLRGVMSYGMMCSTDELGISKERASGILILPDDTPIGEDITETLGLNESVAEFEITSNRPDCMSIIGLARESAATFNREFKIPEIKPTGNNEDVNDYAKVEIADPSICPRYTARAVKNVKIGPSPQWIQRRLTACGLRSINNIVDITNYIMLEYGQPMHAYDLDNIEGKKIIVRDASDGETLETLDEQPRELKSGMITIADEKRAIGVAGVMGGANTEVTDTTTTVLFESANFNPILVRRGAKSLGMRTDASALFEKGLDSENCLNAINRACELIEEMGAGEVIGGCIDIYPIKKTKTVLPFEPEKMNKFLGTDIPASDMAEYLKRLEFEVNGSNVEVPTFRGDIETMADIAEEVARIYGYNNLPTTMMKGRVTIGGKTLKQKTEDCIRELLTAYGMYETMTYSFIDPKEFEMTKVPADNVVKIINPLGEENSIMRTNMLSSVIKTLKINYNRRVPKAKIFELGMTYIPVENQKLPDEKIVVALGMYGDVDFFDLKGIVQNLLDDLGIKNAEFEADTESPAYHPGRCAKICAGGKIIGTIGQLHPDIAENFKLDTDIYCGELDFNTIMEFSTFEREYKSLPKFPASNRDIALVIDKSISVGKIEKILNDTKHGILESYKLFDVYEGQQVGENKKSVAYSLTFRAPDRTLTDNEINDVLNNILEKLKNCLGAELR, encoded by the coding sequence ATGAATTTACCATTATCCTGGTTAAAGGATTATATGAATACAGACGGCATCAGCGAGAAAGAGTATGCAGACAAACTAACCATGAGCGGTTCTATAGTTGAGGGCATTGAAAACCCCGGTGCAGAGTTTAAGAACGTTGTTGTTGGGAAAATAGACAAAATTGAAAAACATCCAGACGCAGACAAGCTGGTTGTTTGCCAAGTAAACGTCGGAGAAGACGAGGATATACAGATAGTTACCGGAGCTTCCAACGTATTTGAAGGCGCTGTTGTTCCTGTTGCAAAACATAAAAGCACACTTCCCGGCGGTATTAAAATCACAAAGGGTAAGCTAAGAGGCGTTATGAGTTATGGTATGATGTGTTCAACTGATGAATTGGGCATTTCAAAGGAACGTGCTTCCGGAATACTGATTTTACCGGATGATACACCTATAGGCGAGGACATAACCGAAACTTTGGGTCTTAACGAAAGCGTTGCTGAATTTGAGATTACCTCCAACAGACCTGACTGTATGAGCATCATCGGTCTTGCCCGCGAAAGCGCCGCAACCTTTAACAGAGAGTTTAAAATACCTGAAATAAAACCAACAGGAAACAATGAAGACGTTAATGATTATGCAAAGGTTGAAATTGCCGACCCCTCCATCTGTCCGCGCTATACGGCAAGAGCTGTTAAGAATGTAAAAATCGGCCCATCGCCCCAGTGGATTCAGCGCAGACTGACTGCTTGTGGTCTTAGGTCTATCAATAACATTGTAGATATAACAAACTATATCATGCTTGAATATGGTCAGCCGATGCATGCTTATGACTTAGATAATATTGAAGGCAAAAAAATAATAGTCAGAGACGCGTCAGACGGTGAGACGCTTGAAACTCTTGACGAACAGCCGAGAGAACTGAAATCCGGTATGATAACAATAGCTGATGAAAAAAGGGCAATAGGCGTGGCCGGAGTCATGGGCGGAGCCAACACTGAAGTTACCGATACTACCACAACCGTTCTGTTTGAAAGCGCGAACTTTAATCCTATACTTGTAAGGCGTGGAGCAAAATCTTTGGGAATGAGAACTGACGCTTCAGCTCTGTTTGAAAAGGGACTTGATTCTGAAAACTGTTTAAACGCTATAAACCGTGCCTGTGAACTGATTGAGGAAATGGGCGCCGGGGAAGTTATAGGAGGCTGTATAGATATATATCCAATCAAAAAGACTAAAACAGTTCTGCCTTTTGAACCTGAAAAAATGAACAAATTTTTGGGGACTGATATACCGGCCTCTGATATGGCTGAATATTTAAAGAGACTGGAATTTGAGGTTAACGGTTCAAATGTTGAAGTTCCGACATTCCGCGGAGATATCGAAACAATGGCGGATATAGCCGAAGAAGTTGCCAGAATATATGGATATAACAATCTTCCTACTACCATGATGAAGGGAAGAGTAACAATCGGCGGAAAAACACTTAAACAAAAAACCGAAGACTGCATAAGAGAGCTTCTGACTGCATATGGTATGTATGAGACCATGACTTACTCTTTTATTGACCCCAAGGAATTTGAAATGACAAAGGTACCGGCCGATAATGTTGTCAAAATAATCAATCCTCTTGGCGAAGAAAACAGTATCATGAGAACCAATATGCTCTCGTCGGTAATCAAAACTTTAAAGATTAATTATAACCGCCGGGTTCCGAAAGCAAAAATATTTGAGCTGGGTATGACCTATATTCCGGTTGAAAATCAAAAACTTCCTGACGAGAAAATTGTTGTGGCGCTGGGTATGTACGGCGATGTAGATTTCTTTGATCTTAAAGGAATAGTGCAAAATCTTCTTGATGACCTTGGTATCAAAAACGCTGAGTTTGAAGCCGACACAGAGTCGCCGGCATACCATCCGGGAAGATGTGCTAAAATATGCGCGGGCGGAAAAATTATCGGAACAATCGGTCAGCTTCACCCTGACATAGCCGAGAACTTTAAGCTTGACACCGATATATATTGCGGAGAGCTGGATTTTAACACCATAATGGAATTTTCAACATTCGAAAGAGAATATAAGTCTCTTCCAAAATTCCCGGCTTCAAACCGTGACATTGCGCTGGTTATAGATAAGTCAATAAGCGTTGGCAAAATAGAGAAAATATTAAATGACACAAAACACGGAATTTTAGAAAGTTATAAACTCTTTGATGTATATGAAGGACAGCAGGTAGGAGAAAATAAAAAGAGCGTTGCGTATTCTCTAACCTTTAGAGCTCCTGACAGAACACTTACTGATAACGAAATAAATGACGTCCTAAATAATATACTTGAAAAACTTAAAAATTGCTTAGGCGCTGAACTTAGATAA
- a CDS encoding P-loop NTPase family protein gives MKRVMIIGFSGAGKSTLARFIANKIGTTPTHLDSLHWLPGWVENTPEIESETLQNVLNQDKWVIDGNYSKVLYDKRLELADTIIFLDFNRFLCFKRILKRYFNYKGRTREDMGKGCDEKIDFEFVSWVLHKGRKNRKKYLRRLDEAGRKYPGKQILIFKNPKQVQKFTENQCSNI, from the coding sequence ATGAAACGCGTAATGATAATTGGATTTTCAGGCGCAGGAAAATCTACTTTGGCTCGGTTTATAGCTAATAAAATAGGGACGACCCCTACGCATCTTGATTCGCTCCACTGGCTTCCGGGCTGGGTGGAAAATACTCCTGAAATTGAGTCTGAGACTCTTCAAAATGTGCTGAATCAAGATAAATGGGTAATCGATGGAAATTATTCAAAGGTTCTATATGATAAAAGATTAGAGCTGGCGGATACTATTATATTTTTGGACTTTAACCGATTTTTATGTTTTAAACGAATACTCAAACGCTATTTTAACTACAAAGGCAGAACCCGTGAAGATATGGGTAAAGGCTGCGATGAAAAAATTGATTTTGAATTTGTAAGCTGGGTACTTCACAAAGGAAGGAAAAACAGAAAAAAATACCTCCGCCGTCTTGATGAAGCCGGCAGGAAATATCCGGGGAAACAAATACTTATATTTAAAAACCCGAAGCAGGTTCAGAAGTTTACTGAGAACCAATGTTCTAATATTTAG
- the pheS gene encoding phenylalanine--tRNA ligase subunit alpha: MKEQLSAIKTSAESALEKALDLTELENLRVKYLGKKGELTSLMKGMGKLTPEERPVIGQLANEVRGFIEGILEEKSKALIKLAKDKKLASETIDVCLPGNRPEHGKKHPITTVLNDLKDIFIGMGFTIAEGPEVELDYYNFEALNLPPDHPARDTQDTFYINEDTLLRTQTSSVQVRVMEKQQPPIRIVSPGRVYRSDAVDATHSPVFHQVEGLVVDEGITMADLKGTLEVFIKRLYGEDTKVRFRPHHFPFTEPSAEVDISCFSCKGEGCRICKGEGWIEILGCGMVHPKVLANCNIDPEKYSGFAFGIGLERVAMFRYGIDDLRLFYENDLGFLKQF, encoded by the coding sequence ATGAAAGAACAGCTTAGCGCTATCAAAACCAGCGCCGAGTCAGCGCTCGAAAAAGCACTGGATTTGACTGAGCTTGAGAATCTCAGAGTCAAATATCTTGGCAAAAAAGGCGAGCTCACATCTCTGATGAAGGGTATGGGCAAACTTACGCCGGAGGAACGCCCTGTTATAGGACAGTTAGCCAATGAGGTCAGAGGCTTTATCGAAGGAATACTTGAGGAAAAGAGTAAAGCTCTCATAAAGCTGGCAAAAGACAAAAAACTCGCTTCTGAAACCATTGACGTCTGTCTGCCTGGCAACAGACCCGAACACGGGAAAAAGCACCCCATTACTACTGTTTTAAATGACTTAAAGGATATATTTATAGGAATGGGTTTCACTATAGCCGAAGGTCCTGAAGTTGAACTGGATTACTATAATTTTGAGGCTTTAAATCTTCCGCCTGACCACCCTGCAAGAGATACCCAGGATACATTTTACATCAATGAAGATACTTTGCTTAGAACACAGACCTCTTCAGTTCAGGTTAGAGTTATGGAAAAACAGCAGCCCCCCATACGTATAGTTTCACCGGGCAGAGTATATAGAAGCGATGCGGTTGACGCCACACACTCACCAGTTTTTCATCAAGTTGAAGGGCTGGTTGTGGACGAAGGCATAACTATGGCAGATTTAAAAGGTACTCTTGAAGTGTTTATAAAGAGACTTTATGGAGAGGACACAAAAGTTAGATTCCGCCCTCATCATTTCCCGTTCACCGAACCTAGTGCAGAGGTTGATATATCTTGTTTCAGCTGTAAAGGCGAAGGCTGCAGAATATGTAAAGGCGAAGGCTGGATAGAGATACTTGGATGCGGTATGGTTCATCCCAAAGTTTTGGCTAACTGCAATATAGACCCTGAGAAATACTCAGGTTTCGCTTTTGGAATAGGTCTTGAGCGTGTTGCTATGTTCAGATATGGTATAGACGATTTAAGATTGTTCTATGAAAACGATCTCGGGTTCTTAAAGCAATTTTAA